A single region of the Bacteroides luhongzhouii genome encodes:
- a CDS encoding pectinesterase family protein, with product MKNIVLSILLMSACAMIYAQADSSPYQAIVAVDGSGDYKTVQEAINAVPDEQTKPWLILIKNGLYNEQVIIPKNKPYVHLIGQDKDKTIIYLNLNVGSKLTGKEIGGKTAYWEHSVHNPSSPVYKYEGSVVVVKGDHFYTENISYVNDWGVLSDNGPQALAMNSQADCASFYNCKFRSFQDTWMTANNDVSRHYVKDCWIEGAVDYFYGGGDVLLENCTLYNVRSGAVIVAPSHKDAKYGYAFRNCIIDGNSEAADGRLKLGRPWHNNSKTVYINTIMLIPVADEGWTNMGTVPGIFAEYNSRDAQGNVLDLSKRKTEYQYKDRQTGKEVSGTCQATITKEEADKYTYENMIPGNDGWNPRIMMEKLGSPRSLVYQHGTLKWNPVKNAIGYIVYDGEQILGTTTDTSFPVSKVNYALKVSAVNQYGTQGKKGVL from the coding sequence ATGAAGAATATTGTATTATCAATTTTATTGATGAGTGCCTGTGCAATGATTTATGCACAGGCGGACTCATCGCCTTATCAGGCTATTGTAGCTGTTGATGGTAGTGGAGATTATAAAACGGTTCAGGAAGCAATCAATGCTGTACCTGACGAACAGACGAAACCTTGGTTGATTCTGATAAAGAATGGCTTGTATAATGAGCAGGTGATTATCCCTAAGAATAAGCCATATGTACATTTAATAGGCCAGGATAAGGATAAGACCATTATTTATTTAAACTTGAATGTTGGTAGTAAACTGACCGGTAAAGAAATAGGTGGAAAAACAGCTTATTGGGAACACTCGGTTCATAATCCTTCCTCTCCAGTTTATAAATATGAGGGATCGGTAGTGGTGGTAAAAGGAGACCACTTTTATACGGAAAACATTTCGTATGTGAATGACTGGGGAGTTTTATCAGATAATGGTCCGCAGGCTTTGGCTATGAATAGTCAGGCAGATTGTGCTTCCTTTTATAATTGTAAGTTCCGTTCTTTTCAAGATACTTGGATGACTGCCAATAATGATGTCAGTCGGCACTATGTGAAAGATTGCTGGATAGAAGGCGCGGTAGACTATTTTTATGGTGGTGGTGATGTGTTGCTGGAAAACTGTACGCTTTATAATGTACGGAGTGGAGCAGTAATAGTGGCTCCTTCCCATAAAGATGCCAAATATGGTTATGCTTTTCGTAATTGCATTATAGATGGAAACAGTGAAGCGGCTGACGGACGTTTGAAGTTGGGGCGTCCATGGCATAATAATTCGAAGACGGTGTATATCAATACCATCATGCTTATCCCTGTCGCTGATGAAGGATGGACGAATATGGGAACGGTTCCCGGGATTTTTGCCGAATACAATAGTCGTGATGCACAGGGTAATGTGTTGGATTTAAGTAAACGCAAAACGGAATATCAATATAAAGACCGCCAAACCGGTAAGGAAGTATCGGGTACCTGTCAGGCAACTATAACGAAAGAGGAGGCGGACAAATATACGTACGAAAATATGATTCCGGGTAATGATGGCTGGAATCCGCGTATTATGATGGAGAAATTAGGAAGTCCGCGCAGTCTGGTTTATCAGCATGGCACTCTTAAATGGAACCCTGTGAAGAATGCGATCGGATATATTGTATATGATGGAGAACAGATTCTCGGGACGACTACTGATACCTCTTTTCCGGTGTCGAAAGTGAATTATGCTTTGAAGGTATCTGCCGTGAATCAATATGGAACGCAAGGTAAAAAAGGTGTATTGTAA
- a CDS encoding hybrid sensor histidine kinase/response regulator transcription factor codes for MKTFYAFLLCLYTSLTVAAQPLCQIKHFSVNSGLSQGVVVNIMQDRKGFLWFATWNGLNKFDGYTFKNYKAFPGDGCTLTTNRFSYITESKDGDIWCKSYDNRAYLFDIQTEKFIDILLPIESSLQQTNTVSNIYTLNKGITWITCEQGYAFRINEQTCKEGKDIILYSSFNQNLKGNKIFDIYEDSDGDEWIMTDKGVTIIGKKRINSDYPFKMVKEYNKRIYLISTSGKIAIYDPKNGNIKFQELPCPVTDIYSISSISPSNDRIGLGTDNGFITYDTEKKKFQHFNIQTATQPSNEAHFFYQDKTGEVWIFANTSGVIKLNLKTGDKQHFTAPIQNLIQYERDNRYMIFEDHEGTLWMSPQKGHLCYYDRDSNQLKLYFADENNPASLFAPSIRYYYTDRQQNVWITNDRGVDKISFYPNKYKIRPIDNGLEIRAFLADKQKRLWVASKKGNVRIYRPDGTLEGYLSPQGIITPQEVTFGKSVYCFMEDKQGNIWMGTKKDGLILLKKKNEHSYLLQQFVHQPQDTYSLSNNSVYSIIQDSHDNIWIACYGGGLNLLSHAPDGSTNFIHSGNRLKNYPVSTSLKIRHIAEAPNGVLLIGTTNGLLTFSNKFDQPEEIKFYHSNRIPNVDSSLSSNDVMQIFTDSRKNTYVITFTGGISQIISKNLLTEDIQFKSYTIKDGLASDLVLSMLEDTQKQLWVISENTISKFNPQQGTFENYGSNYFQRELNLTEAVPTLTSQKKIVLGTNQGILEINTEQMKKSSYVPPIVFTGLKIQGSQLHVALDDIKELELNPSERNVTFQFAAIDYVNPDAIEYAYRLQGLEEEWNEAGNNRSATYINLPAGEYQLQIRSSNSDGVWTDNIRTLPIHVLPTFWETYWAWLFYIVMFVLFTTIIVYILFYIYRLRHQVDLEQHLSNIKLRFFTDISHELRTPLTLISSPVSEILAHETISPTVREHLNLVHKNTERMLRLVNQLLDFRKIQNKKMKVLVEKTELVSQLQKIMESFHLIAKEKRIDFQLQTNTDKIYAWVDRDKFEKIFFNLLSNAFKYTPNGKKVTVNMITGSEQVTISVSDEGIGIAPEKQQSLFYRFETLAQYNILQPSSGIGLSLVRELIELHHGNIQVKSEPGSGSEFIVTLPKEEKAFADDQQAEFILSDSDNNSPTIQATEEDSDSTSFKAAYAENENKTDAEDEKTSILIVEDNNELRHFLWNILSETYTVLEAANGKEGLKYAQQYIPDLIISDVMMPVMDGLDMVKAIKADHNTCHIPIILLSAKSSLDDRIAGLEQGIDDYITKPFSSTYLKTRILSLLRQRKQLQELYLSKLSEHTQEEDHINGWEPSQPQVTPYDEQFMQQVMAFMEEQMDNTDITIDDFANKLMLSRTVFYRKLKSIVGLTPVDFVCEMRIKRAAQLIEKSEYSFSQIAYMTGFNDPKYFSRRFKKIMGVTPTEYKERKGDAS; via the coding sequence ATGAAAACATTCTATGCATTTCTTTTATGTTTATATACCAGTCTGACCGTGGCTGCTCAACCGCTTTGTCAGATTAAACACTTCTCTGTCAACAGTGGTCTTTCACAAGGAGTAGTAGTGAATATAATGCAAGACAGAAAAGGATTTCTTTGGTTCGCCACCTGGAATGGACTAAACAAATTCGACGGATACACATTTAAAAATTACAAAGCATTTCCGGGAGACGGCTGTACTTTAACGACCAACCGTTTCTCTTATATTACAGAAAGCAAAGACGGAGATATATGGTGCAAATCTTATGATAACCGTGCATATCTATTTGATATTCAAACAGAAAAATTTATTGACATACTCCTTCCTATTGAATCATCCCTGCAACAGACCAACACAGTCAGCAATATCTATACCTTAAATAAAGGGATTACATGGATCACCTGCGAACAAGGTTATGCTTTCAGAATCAATGAGCAAACCTGCAAAGAAGGAAAAGATATCATTTTATACAGCAGTTTCAACCAAAATTTAAAAGGAAACAAGATATTCGACATTTACGAAGATTCCGACGGGGACGAATGGATCATGACAGATAAGGGAGTAACCATCATCGGGAAAAAACGAATCAACAGCGATTATCCGTTCAAAATGGTCAAAGAATATAATAAGAGAATATATCTTATCTCAACTTCCGGAAAAATCGCAATATATGATCCCAAGAACGGAAATATAAAATTCCAGGAGCTACCATGTCCTGTCACAGATATCTATTCCATATCTTCCATTTCCCCTTCTAATGACAGGATCGGCTTAGGAACTGACAACGGATTTATAACATACGATACAGAAAAGAAAAAATTCCAGCATTTTAATATACAGACAGCCACCCAGCCATCCAATGAAGCTCATTTTTTTTATCAGGACAAAACCGGAGAAGTCTGGATCTTTGCCAATACCTCCGGTGTGATAAAGCTAAATCTGAAAACAGGAGATAAGCAGCACTTCACAGCTCCTATACAAAACCTAATCCAATATGAACGCGACAACCGGTACATGATCTTTGAAGACCATGAAGGCACACTATGGATGAGTCCTCAAAAAGGGCATTTATGCTATTATGACCGCGACAGTAATCAACTGAAACTATACTTTGCAGATGAAAATAATCCCGCTTCCCTATTTGCCCCCTCTATTCGTTATTATTATACCGACCGGCAACAGAATGTATGGATTACCAATGACCGGGGCGTAGACAAAATATCTTTCTATCCCAATAAATACAAAATACGTCCCATAGACAATGGATTGGAAATACGTGCTTTTCTTGCCGACAAACAGAAACGTCTCTGGGTTGCTTCCAAAAAGGGAAACGTCAGAATTTACCGTCCGGATGGGACATTAGAAGGCTACCTTTCTCCACAGGGCATAATCACCCCTCAAGAGGTTACTTTCGGAAAAAGTGTGTACTGTTTTATGGAAGATAAACAAGGAAATATATGGATGGGAACCAAAAAAGACGGCCTCATCCTTCTAAAGAAGAAAAATGAGCACTCCTATCTTTTACAACAATTCGTCCATCAGCCACAAGATACATACAGTTTAAGTAACAATAGTGTCTATAGTATTATTCAGGATAGCCATGACAATATATGGATCGCATGTTATGGAGGTGGTCTCAACCTATTATCACACGCACCTGATGGTTCTACCAACTTTATCCATAGCGGCAACCGGCTGAAAAACTATCCTGTTTCTACTTCACTCAAAATAAGACATATCGCAGAAGCCCCCAACGGAGTGTTATTGATTGGCACAACCAATGGTTTACTTACATTCTCCAATAAGTTCGATCAGCCAGAAGAAATTAAGTTCTATCATAGCAACCGTATCCCTAACGTAGATTCCAGCCTTAGCAGTAATGATGTCATGCAAATATTTACTGACAGTCGAAAAAACACTTATGTAATAACATTCACCGGAGGAATCAGCCAGATTATCTCTAAAAATCTACTCACGGAAGATATACAATTCAAAAGTTATACAATCAAAGACGGATTAGCTTCTGATTTGGTACTTTCAATGCTCGAAGATACTCAAAAACAATTATGGGTAATCTCCGAAAACACCATATCCAAATTCAATCCACAACAAGGAACATTTGAGAATTATGGAAGTAATTACTTTCAGAGAGAACTGAACCTCACCGAAGCAGTTCCCACACTAACCAGTCAAAAGAAAATCGTTCTCGGAACCAATCAAGGGATACTTGAAATCAACACAGAACAAATGAAAAAAAGTTCTTATGTACCTCCTATTGTATTTACCGGACTCAAAATACAAGGAAGTCAACTTCATGTAGCGCTTGATGACATAAAAGAACTGGAACTAAATCCTTCGGAACGTAATGTCACCTTTCAATTTGCAGCCATTGATTATGTAAATCCCGATGCCATCGAATACGCTTATCGCCTGCAAGGTCTGGAAGAAGAATGGAACGAAGCCGGTAATAACCGCTCTGCAACATACATAAATTTACCTGCCGGAGAATATCAACTGCAAATCCGTTCCAGCAATAGCGACGGAGTATGGACCGATAATATACGCACTCTCCCCATTCATGTTTTACCCACTTTTTGGGAAACATACTGGGCATGGTTATTCTATATTGTCATGTTCGTGTTATTCACTACTATCATTGTATACATTCTGTTCTATATCTACCGTTTGCGGCATCAGGTTGACTTGGAACAACATTTATCCAATATCAAATTACGCTTCTTCACTGATATTTCACATGAATTACGCACTCCTTTAACTTTAATATCCAGCCCTGTATCAGAAATTCTAGCGCATGAAACAATCTCTCCGACAGTTCGGGAACATCTAAATTTGGTACATAAAAACACAGAACGTATGCTTCGTCTGGTCAATCAACTACTGGATTTCCGCAAAATCCAAAATAAGAAGATGAAAGTGTTGGTAGAAAAGACAGAACTCGTTTCCCAATTACAGAAGATAATGGAAAGCTTCCACCTTATAGCAAAAGAAAAGAGAATTGATTTCCAACTTCAAACTAATACAGACAAAATATACGCATGGGTAGACCGTGACAAATTTGAAAAGATATTCTTCAATCTACTTTCAAATGCCTTCAAATATACACCGAACGGCAAGAAAGTAACGGTAAATATGATAACAGGTTCGGAGCAAGTCACCATCTCCGTATCTGATGAAGGTATTGGCATTGCTCCCGAAAAGCAACAATCCCTATTTTATCGATTTGAAACACTGGCACAATACAATATCTTGCAGCCCTCATCCGGCATTGGGCTTTCACTGGTACGCGAATTAATAGAATTACATCACGGAAATATCCAAGTGAAAAGCGAGCCGGGAAGTGGAAGTGAATTCATTGTCACACTTCCTAAGGAAGAAAAAGCATTTGCAGACGATCAACAAGCCGAATTTATTTTATCCGACAGTGACAATAATTCACCGACGATACAAGCTACTGAAGAAGATTCGGATAGTACATCCTTCAAGGCAGCATACGCAGAGAATGAAAATAAAACCGACGCAGAGGATGAAAAAACTTCCATTCTTATTGTCGAAGACAACAATGAATTACGTCATTTCCTATGGAATATCCTGTCAGAGACTTACACTGTTCTCGAAGCAGCAAATGGAAAAGAAGGATTAAAATATGCACAGCAGTACATTCCGGATCTGATAATCAGTGATGTCATGATGCCGGTCATGGATGGATTAGACATGGTGAAAGCAATCAAAGCCGATCATAACACCTGCCATATTCCTATTATATTACTATCAGCAAAATCTTCTTTAGATGATCGGATAGCAGGACTGGAACAAGGCATCGATGACTACATTACCAAACCATTCAGCTCTACGTACTTAAAAACCAGAATTTTGTCGCTGCTCCGTCAACGTAAACAGTTACAAGAGCTATATTTATCGAAACTGTCAGAGCATACTCAAGAAGAAGATCATATAAATGGGTGGGAGCCTTCACAACCTCAAGTGACTCCATACGATGAACAATTCATGCAACAAGTAATGGCGTTTATGGAGGAACAAATGGACAATACAGATATCACCATCGACGACTTCGCCAACAAACTAATGTTAAGCCGTACGGTATTCTACCGAAAATTAAAATCTATTGTTGGGCTGACTCCGGTAGATTTCGTATGTGAAATGCGCATCAAACGAGCCGCCCAACTAATTGAAAAAAGTGAATACAGTTTCTCCCAAATTGCTTATATGACCGGTTTCAATGACCCGAAGTACTTTAGCAGGCGCTTCAAAAAAATCATGGGAGTCACTCCTACAGAATATAAAGAAAGAAAGGGAGATGCCTCATAA
- a CDS encoding DUF5123 domain-containing protein has protein sequence MKRLVNRLSGACLYVLLALIVGMSSCEDDANDWTVNKNYDALFRPLTFDKSATDATSVTLRYSQIVNAKVYIFEFYTDSLEFNAENYVRTDTILKDTLTVFSESNTPMRMEYRTLFQEFNGSTQYSVRMKGEDAQGKASTYVSVAFKTPDEQLFTGVEVTANSATLIWEETNRVTHLTLAQMVDTKYGEEKQIDLTSEDIAACSKTLSELENGATYRVRIYNNDALRGSYVFKTLGLGGSEILFVEATETGVIDLSTLLSNFVKEKECSNVTVQLTPGAVYKVSELKIPGLDNILFTSTEANENNRPQLIVTNKISLASPIQSLSFEFVCLNGNGEASYMTDWKNSSYAQSISFTGCAIQNIKRTLVRISNGSGVFMTDITIDNCVISEVGTDGYGMINFGKNIDQLEKVSITNSTLINIGDQLMDVKGGIGDVILENCTFYNSMDAKKELPKVFRFDNAASTPPSPKSATMRNLIFSGPNKGKKMNSGNGAYDILNFSDNCYITSDLQEGNNRFEEITRIKQSSDDLFVDPLNGDFHIKPEAGFAGTGNAGDPRWY, from the coding sequence ATGAAAAGACTAGTTAATAGATTATCCGGAGCATGCCTGTATGTACTATTGGCTTTGATAGTGGGTATGTCTTCCTGTGAGGACGATGCCAATGACTGGACAGTTAATAAGAACTATGATGCTTTGTTCCGTCCGTTGACGTTCGATAAGTCGGCTACCGATGCGACTTCGGTTACATTAAGATATTCGCAGATTGTGAATGCAAAAGTCTATATTTTTGAGTTTTATACGGACAGCTTGGAGTTTAATGCGGAAAATTATGTAAGGACAGATACGATTCTGAAAGATACATTGACTGTATTTTCAGAGAGTAATACGCCTATGAGGATGGAATATCGTACTTTGTTTCAGGAGTTCAACGGTTCTACGCAATATTCTGTTCGTATGAAAGGAGAAGATGCGCAGGGAAAGGCAAGCACTTATGTCAGTGTAGCATTTAAAACTCCGGATGAGCAATTATTTACCGGAGTGGAAGTTACAGCTAATTCCGCAACCTTGATATGGGAAGAAACGAACAGAGTAACTCATCTGACGTTGGCTCAAATGGTGGATACGAAATATGGTGAGGAAAAACAGATTGATTTGACTTCGGAAGATATAGCCGCTTGTTCGAAAACACTCTCCGAATTGGAGAATGGAGCGACCTATCGTGTTCGGATTTATAATAATGATGCATTACGTGGTTCGTATGTATTCAAAACACTTGGATTGGGTGGTAGCGAAATCCTTTTTGTGGAGGCTACGGAAACCGGAGTCATTGATTTAAGTACATTGTTATCTAATTTTGTGAAAGAGAAAGAATGTAGCAATGTAACTGTCCAACTTACTCCGGGGGCGGTGTATAAGGTAAGTGAACTAAAGATTCCGGGATTGGATAATATATTATTTACCAGTACGGAAGCTAATGAGAATAATCGTCCACAGCTTATTGTGACTAATAAAATATCATTGGCTTCTCCGATACAGTCTCTGTCATTCGAGTTTGTTTGCCTGAATGGAAATGGCGAGGCCAGTTATATGACGGATTGGAAAAATAGTTCTTATGCCCAGTCTATTTCATTCACAGGCTGTGCTATACAGAACATAAAACGTACGCTTGTACGTATTAGCAACGGAAGTGGTGTGTTCATGACGGATATTACGATTGATAACTGTGTCATATCCGAAGTTGGTACGGACGGATATGGAATGATTAATTTCGGAAAAAATATCGATCAGTTGGAAAAGGTTTCTATAACGAATAGTACATTGATTAATATTGGTGACCAGTTGATGGACGTGAAAGGGGGAATCGGTGATGTGATATTGGAAAATTGTACTTTCTATAATTCTATGGATGCTAAGAAGGAATTGCCTAAAGTTTTCCGTTTTGATAATGCGGCAAGTACTCCGCCTTCTCCGAAATCTGCGACAATGCGGAATTTGATTTTCTCCGGTCCGAACAAAGGAAAGAAAATGAATAGTGGAAATGGTGCTTATGACATTTTGAACTTCTCTGATAATTGTTATATCACCTCCGACCTGCAGGAAGGCAATAACAGGTTTGAAGAAATAACGAGAATAAAACAAAGCTCGGATGACTTGTTCGTTGATCCATTGAACGGTGATTTCCATATTAAACCGGAAGCCGGGTTTGCCGGAACGGGTAATGCTGGTGATCCACGTTGGTATTAA
- a CDS encoding RagB/SusD family nutrient uptake outer membrane protein, which produces MKIQKLFLAVLSSSVLCTSCMDNFLDTESPSIPSDENLFKSTALTEAALMGVYATMTDTYIYGQKLCVNWQGASDVEVGSGAFSTENYNSTLRDEGAGNFYDDNYNRNTRWDKLYYLAESATTIVDGIRRSTLMQSTSDKAAMRRYLGEALALKALGYFELIRYWGDVPYKEHASESGLGNVYIGKVDRDIVYNYIIEDLKEAIEYLPWMGEESYTVERMNKGFAKGLLAKVALFAGGWSVRDGNQFPDLEVEHHPTIPEMNGYFVGRPKNWKDYYELAAKQCAEILGATDNPHELDPSYENIWSTVNHLEYNKYNENLFEVAFGEGQNGDVGATMGYNLNRGVFNTTQGMGGAGYAATTAYYFYSFDPADTRRDVTCVFQEYINENGKNKEVIRCNPLGVACGKWRWYWMTDNYMKVRFPKANSRIATGINWILMRYSDIYLMFAEAQNVLTGPDAVSPIAGMSPRQALEKVRERAFGTGAPEITQYDADFFTAIVNERAWEFGCESIRRQDLTRWGLLAEKIEEMKIGLCMLYDYKPVTIFGKTYQVDEIPRKIYYKYEDSDNPEYIDMSSVNFNEDMGTGTASASKGQYECNWISMQVTLNKDGDINATLNTNYVKTMARILVCGTGLNASYDYSNLFGRLNWGGEAEAEFRKYSVGNGVCNYRHVFAIYYEDVNKTQGYVSNSYGYK; this is translated from the coding sequence ATGAAAATACAGAAACTATTTTTAGCAGTTTTATCCTCCTCTGTGTTATGCACTTCGTGTATGGATAATTTTTTGGATACCGAAAGTCCTTCTATTCCAAGTGATGAGAATCTGTTTAAATCGACAGCTCTGACGGAAGCAGCCCTGATGGGTGTGTATGCGACAATGACGGACACCTATATATATGGTCAGAAACTGTGTGTCAACTGGCAGGGAGCTTCTGACGTGGAGGTTGGCTCGGGTGCGTTTTCTACGGAAAACTATAATTCGACACTTCGTGATGAAGGTGCTGGCAATTTTTATGACGATAATTATAACCGGAATACCAGATGGGACAAACTTTATTATCTGGCAGAATCCGCCACTACTATCGTAGATGGTATACGTCGGTCCACGTTGATGCAATCTACTTCGGACAAGGCTGCCATGCGTAGATATTTAGGAGAGGCATTAGCACTAAAAGCGTTAGGCTATTTTGAACTGATCCGTTATTGGGGAGATGTGCCATATAAAGAGCATGCGTCTGAAAGCGGATTGGGAAATGTCTATATAGGAAAAGTGGATCGTGATATTGTTTATAATTATATCATAGAGGATTTGAAAGAGGCAATTGAATATCTGCCTTGGATGGGAGAAGAATCATATACGGTAGAACGCATGAATAAAGGTTTTGCCAAAGGACTGCTGGCAAAAGTAGCGCTATTTGCCGGAGGATGGTCTGTACGGGATGGAAATCAGTTTCCGGACTTGGAGGTGGAACATCATCCGACCATTCCGGAAATGAACGGATATTTCGTCGGTCGCCCTAAGAATTGGAAAGATTATTATGAGCTGGCTGCCAAACAGTGTGCGGAGATTTTGGGAGCGACTGATAATCCTCATGAGCTTGATCCCAGTTATGAGAATATTTGGTCTACTGTCAATCATCTGGAATACAACAAGTATAATGAAAACCTGTTTGAAGTTGCTTTTGGTGAAGGACAGAATGGAGATGTGGGGGCCACGATGGGATACAACCTGAACAGAGGGGTTTTTAATACCACCCAAGGTATGGGAGGGGCAGGATATGCGGCTACTACTGCTTACTATTTTTATTCATTTGATCCGGCAGACACCCGTCGGGATGTTACTTGTGTTTTCCAGGAATATATCAATGAGAATGGAAAAAATAAGGAAGTTATTCGCTGTAACCCATTAGGAGTGGCTTGTGGTAAATGGCGTTGGTATTGGATGACTGATAATTATATGAAAGTCCGTTTCCCGAAAGCTAATTCACGTATTGCTACTGGTATCAACTGGATTTTGATGCGATATTCAGATATTTACCTGATGTTTGCGGAGGCTCAAAATGTATTGACAGGGCCGGATGCAGTTAGTCCGATTGCTGGTATGTCTCCCCGACAGGCTTTGGAAAAGGTTCGTGAAAGAGCATTTGGTACTGGTGCTCCCGAAATCACGCAGTATGACGCGGATTTCTTCACGGCTATTGTCAATGAACGGGCATGGGAGTTTGGTTGTGAATCTATTCGTCGTCAGGATTTGACACGTTGGGGATTGTTGGCGGAGAAAATAGAAGAGATGAAAATAGGTCTTTGTATGTTGTATGACTACAAGCCGGTGACTATTTTCGGGAAGACTTATCAAGTGGATGAAATACCGAGAAAAATCTATTATAAATATGAAGACTCTGATAATCCGGAATACATTGATATGTCGTCCGTTAATTTCAATGAGGACATGGGAACCGGTACTGCTTCTGCATCAAAAGGACAGTATGAGTGCAACTGGATCAGCATGCAGGTGACATTGAATAAGGATGGTGATATAAATGCAACCCTGAATACTAATTATGTGAAAACAATGGCTAGAATATTGGTTTGCGGTACAGGTCTGAATGCGTCTTACGACTATTCGAATTTGTTTGGCAGGTTGAACTGGGGCGGTGAGGCCGAAGCGGAGTTCCGTAAATATTCTGTTGGTAATGGAGTGTGTAATTATCGCCATGTATTCGCTATTTATTATGAGGATGTCAATAAGACGCAAGGGTATGTTTCTAATTCGTATGGTTATAAATAA